Sequence from the Castanea sativa cultivar Marrone di Chiusa Pesio chromosome 12, ASM4071231v1 genome:
ttttttacttactaattaTAGCTAATAACAACCTGTTACTTAGAATTTGGAGTAAAAGCGTCATAAAAATGTTACAAAAGTAGCATCTCTATTTAAAATAACCTTCACAGAAGTTTAGTTTTCTGGTTGAGAAGCTTTAATTCGTTACATGTATGTGTAGGTGTAAGTGTTAGCCTCTTACTGCTACTTTTGGGCATTTCTTGGTTATACTTGGGACTCCGGCAAAGAAAGCATACCAAACTCAAACAGAAGTTTTTTGAACAAAATGGTGGCTTTATGCTACAACAACAACTTTCCAGGCACAAAGGATCTGTGGAAACAACTCGAATATTTACAGCTGAAGAACTCATGAAGGCAACAAACAATTACCATGAAAATAGAATCCTAGGCCAGGGAGGCCAAGGAACTGTGTACAAAGGAATATTATCAGATAATAGAATAGTTGCCATTAAGAAGTCCAGAACAATAGATCGGAGTCAAATTGAACAATTCATTAATGAAGTGATTGTGCTTTCCCAAGTGAACCATAGGAATGTGGTAAAATTATTGGGATGTTGTTTGGAGACTCAAGTTCCTATGTTGGTATATGAATTTGTTACCAATGGTACCCTTTTCAACCATATACACCACATAGACCATTCTTCCACACTTCAATGGCAATTACGATTGCAAATAGCTACAGAGACTGCAGGGGCACTTTCTTATTTGCATTTTGCTGCTTCTACTCCAATCATTCATAGAGATATCAAGAGCACTAATGTACTCTTAGATGATAATTACGTAGCTAAGGTATCTGATTTTGGAGCTTCGAGGCTGGTTCCTTTGGATCAAACTCAGTTAACCACATTGGTCCAAGGGACACTTGGATACTTGGATCCTGAATACTTTCAATCAAGCCAGTTAACTGAAAAGagtgatgtttatagttttggagtTCTCCTTGCAGAGTTACTAACCGGAAAGAAAGCACTTTCTTTTGATAGGCCAGAAGCAGAGAGAAACTTAGCCATGCATTTTGTCTTAGCAATGAAAGAGAACCGCTTGTTTGAAATTCTTGACCGCAGAGTGTTGAATGAGGGAAATGCTGAGCAAGTTATGGAGGTTGCCATGTTAGTGAAGAGATGCTTAAGCTTGAAGGGAGAAGAGAGGCCTACCATGAAAGAAGTTGCATTGGAACTTGAGGGCTTGAAAGCAATGGAGAAGCCTCCACATGTTAAAGGTAGTATAAGTTCAAAAGAGACTGAGTACTTACTCAGTAGACCAGATGATGTTTGTCTCAGTGGTGCTAATAGTGATTCTGCATGTTACGATAGCATAAAGAGCCAGGTTAAAATATCGGTACTTGATGATGGGCGATAATTATTTAGTGTGTTAAAGAATCATGCAAGGCTCGAGTCTATCgttattattgttttatcattttcttttattttcttttcatgatGTATTTGTAGGAAGTGTTGTTGTTTCATAATGAAATTTCTAATTCATAAAAGAACAGAGATGTATCCGCACTGCACTTGACACTAGTTGTCCTAGTGTACTCctgttttgttattattgatTCATATCTAGTTACGAAAATTCGCAATTTCCCTCTGTAAATTTATAATGTGTGGATGATTTGGTTGCATCACATAGAGACATGTCTTGGCGCACAAGTTTTGGTTTTTAGTGTATATGCTAAGTCATGTGTCTTCAGATTTTTCGTTAATTGGTAACATTGGATTAATACTGATCCACAGGTATAAATCTGTACATCCTAACTAAATAGTACTCTTCTATTGCTAGAGCACTATTCTGCGAAtctgtttgagagagagaaa
This genomic interval carries:
- the LOC142618802 gene encoding wall-associated receptor kinase 2-like, encoding MNEDFLITCNRTYDPPTAFLRESNIDVTDIWLWGELRVTVVVAQDCYNQGGQYTRSGPTNYNQDSWINLSKFPISSTRNKFTAIGCDTYAWIKGYSGTAYATGCMSLCSNISDVVEGSCSGIGCCQTAIPKGVMDYRINVSSYFNHKDVYDFNPCSYAFVAEEGTYNFSSKDLKDFTKRNETTQVVLNWAIGNQTCTEAKKDHPQKFACKNNSDCRDSVNGPGYWCNCSEGFEGNPYLPNGCQDINECERNPNLCHKNSTCINLNGAYNCSCLPGYEDDGKEIDGSGCKPIPPPTPPPPIPKSQTTFPLMNRIALGVSVSLLLLLLGISWLYLGLRQRKHTKLKQKFFEQNGGFMLQQQLSRHKGSVETTRIFTAEELMKATNNYHENRILGQGGQGTVYKGILSDNRIVAIKKSRTIDRSQIEQFINEVIVLSQVNHRNVVKLLGCCLETQVPMLVYEFVTNGTLFNHIHHIDHSSTLQWQLRLQIATETAGALSYLHFAASTPIIHRDIKSTNVLLDDNYVAKVSDFGASRLVPLDQTQLTTLVQGTLGYLDPEYFQSSQLTEKSDVYSFGVLLAELLTGKKALSFDRPEAERNLAMHFVLAMKENRLFEILDRRVLNEGNAEQVMEVAMLVKRCLSLKGEERPTMKEVALELEGLKAMEKPPHVKGSISSKETEYLLSRPDDVCLSGANSDSACYDSIKSQVKISVLDDGR